GCAGTGTCTATAAAGCAACTTGAGCAACAGTTTAATCAGCTGTCTACCACTGTGACCTCACGTCAACCTGGCACACTTCCTACCAACACCATCCAGATTCCAaaaaatgatgggcattgtatggcagtcacGAATCGAGGAGGTAGACAAACCATTGACCCCCCTATGCCGTCTGAAGTTGAATGgtagaaagagaagaagatcaGATTCAGGTTACTAGAGAGTCCAAAAATGCTACTGAGAGAGAAGCAGAGATAACCCAAAAAGTTgttcccatgcctagacctccaaCTCCATTCCCACAGAGGTTGGTAAAGAAGACTGAAGAAGGAAAATACCACAAGTTcattactatgttgaaacaactttccatcaatattccgttgatagaagctttggagtaAATGCCTAGGTATGCGAAGTTGATGAATGATTTGGTGACTAAGCAAAGGGCCGTCAGTTTTGAGAATGATGAGAGGTTACAACATTGCAGTGCTACTTCTACGAGGTCacttgtgaagaagaaaaaggatcTTGGAGCCttcactattccttgtaccatCGGTTTGTTGCACTTTGTGAAGGCATTGTGTGATTTGGGTTCTAGCATTAATCTTATGCCATTGTCTATctataagaagttgggtttaggggaTCCAAAACCGACTGTGAGGCCACTACTTATGACTGATAGAACTGTGAATAAGCCTATTGGTGTTCTCCATGATGACCTTGTGAAATTGGAGACGTTTATTTTTCTGGTAGATTTTGTaatacttgattgtgaggttgatttttgAGGTTCCCACCATCTTAGGGAGACTATTCCTTTCCATTGGGCGTGCCTTGGTCGATATGGAGAGAGGGCAGATGAACTTCCAATTGAATAATGAAGAGGTGACTTTAAACATTTCAAGGTCCATGAAGCAGGTAAGCGATCTCAAGTCAGTATTAGTGGTGAATCATATTATGGAGCAAGGTTCTGAGGTATCTATTGAAgagaggttgggtgttgatCCACTGGCAGCGGTaatgatgaatgttgatggtGATGATATTTAAGACTATGATGAACTAGTTTCCGCATTTGATAGGTTTGAATTCCATTCCAAACCAAATAAATTGGAGTTAGATATGAGGGATTGCGACTCTCCACCTGCAAAAACGTCTGTGGAAGAACCTTTGAAATTAGAGCTTAAGGTTCTACCATCGCATTTGCGGTATTATTCTTGGGGAGAAATGGCACTTTACATGTAATTATTGCGGCCGATTTGAGTTAGGTACAAGTGGAGACAGTGGTGTCTATGTTGAAGAGGTTCAAGTAGGCTATTGGATGGACTGTTATagacattattgggattcctcctggCATTTGTTCTCGTAAAATCCAACTAATACCGGAAAGCAAgcctagtatcgagcaccaaagGAGACTAAATCCGCCTCTGTAAGAAGTAGTGAAAAAAGATATCATCAAATGGCTTGATGCGAGAGTCATATACCCCATTACAGATAGTAGTTAGGTGTGTCATGTTCAGTGTGTGTCTAAGAAATGTGGGATTACTGTTGTCCCCAATGCGAAAATGAGTTTGTTCCGATGAGGCTAGTGACCGGATGGAGAGTATGCAGGACGACCGAAAATTGAATGCTTGGAATGAAAAGGATCACTTCTCGATGCCATTTATGGATCAGATGCTGGATCATCTTGCTGGTAAGTGGTTGGTATTgctttcttgatgggtattcttGCTACAAAAAGATCTCCATAGCTCTGGAAGAGCAAGAGAAAACCACATTCACTTGACCTTATGGGACTTTGTCTTCCAAACAGATGCTATTTGGGTTGTGTTATGCTCCAGCGAACTTCTAGCATtgcatgatgtcgatattttctaaTAAGGTGGAGGACATTATtaaggtatttatggatgatttctataTGGTAGGTTACTTGATTGATGGATGTTTGATCCATTTGGCCGAGGAACTGAAATGGTGTGAAGAGTTCAATCTTGTactcaattgggaaaagtgtgtcacgacccaagcctagggcctagacgtgacatggcaaATGAGGAACACGAAGgtaccccaaacaagcctctcaaacttgtcatcacactttattggtcgcggaagtacaaacAACGTTAATTAAcaggaaatagggactaagggcaaaccatttcaaaatgacatcatagaacaagagtcaagctcatttacaaaatacttgtccaacgcacacctctacatacatagataggacgggggccatgacatactaccggctcccctcatagtcaaaatacaattgcaagctaaagtctcaaaacataggagtaggaaacataacatagccctcgaatcattgaggactcaccaacaaactcggataagcaccgtactagccacgtgaatggagagaaggatcaagagtagctccggtccctacatggtgacatcatgtaggcaaaatatgcgttagtacttggaatgtactaagtatgcggggtgcaacacaacaatagacaaggacacaatcgaaatacaagaaatagtttcataggcattatgaataacaatatgaggatgcatgatcaaagtgaagtcaaaacatgtttaagtaaatctatactaatagtagatatcatatgtgtatgcatgatccaaccaatctataaccccaacttaggatgggggatgccgttcacacccggacaccctggtggcaaggtataaacccctcacatggttgatgttggtcacaccccaagcatcctaggtggtgagatataaacctctcacatggttgatgttggtcacaccccaagcatcctaggtggtgagatataaacctctcacatggttgtccggttcttttcccccggaccgggcatggtcatgcaacactttatataggaaattcccattaggctctaatgcaatctcacgtatggaatgaacatatacacaagcttagtttgtcatcaacacatctctggattgccatacatctcataactcaagctttaaagcatcgattcatcaattctccatagttggacattttgtcaaacaccttgaaggcatgtaatggaatcaaagagcatggaaaatagggtagtaattatgcagccaaaccagtgaacaacctacaacaacacctttttaacacccacaataccacatgaaaatctccacatccattccaaatttagattcaagttctagagtcacaacatgctcaaaacaatcacttttcatgtttaaaattcaatgtgcaggaaattattacaaagaacaagactaatttatgaatctttacttaaaccatgaattagtgagtagaatagagtctaggcactatgggtggaaggacccatgagttcaacaccacataccttgagttcttatgaaggtcttgagagtgtcttcaatggaagcttgaaacttggagcaagagtctcttcaatcttgaggaaggttttggattagggttcttgaaagaacttgagagaaaatgtgtctaagtatgggagaggtgttttgggaaatgttttagagatgagaattggactaatggtatatagaaaataatatatgcccttttgaaaaatggtccaacacttagaaaaaaaaatgaggcgggtgaacagtaaaaacgctcactggaaattgtaTTTCCTGCTGGAGAGATTTTACGataatgggcataacttcttcgtccgaactccgaatgaggtaaaacgaagtgcgttaggtagctaactcaaagggctttccatggatatgttatgggccacccaattatttgtgtgctgggagatatgaccctccaaagtagaccctcgaaaaaggcttcagtttgaaatttcggattttgatacggttgctctaaaatttgggttagacccatttcgcactcaatttgaccccctaaacaagaatatgaagtcgaatttttgaaaaatgaaacagatttttttgatatagagatacaagtttccggtaacttccgaagcacatttttaagaaccttttgggtcatttcaaagtgccacttcatggtgaaagaggggatagttctgggtcatcaaatttcttagaaaggtattgaggttgatagatcTAAAGTTGAGTTAATAGAAAAGCTTTCACCACCTGTCTCTATTAAAGGTGTTaggagttttcttgggcatacGGGTTTCTATATGAGGTTTATCaaggatttctcaaaaattacaCACACATTGTGCTAATGACTCGAAAAGGAGTgtaggtttgattttgatgatatttATCTGAGAGCATTTGTAGAGTTGAAAAAAAAGCTAGTTTCCGcaccaatcattatttcacTGGATTGGGGAAACCgtttgaagtgatgtgtgatgtgAGTGGAGTGGTGCTTGGTGTGATATTGGGAGAGAAGCGACAGAAGATTCTTGATCCACTTTACTATGCCAACAAAGCTCTGAATCTGGCTCAAAAGAAGTATACAGTGACAGAACAAGAACTCCTTGTTGTGGTTTccgcattcgagaaatttcgatactacttgcttggtactaaggtcatagtgaaTACTGACCATTCTACATTGAGGTATCTGATGGCTTAAAATGATTCAAAAccaaggttgattagatgggtattatTGCTGCAAGAGTTCAATTTTGAAGTGAAAGATAGAAAGAGGACAGAAAATCAAGCTGCCGATCATTTGTCCAGACTAGAGGAGGAAGCTATGCTACAGTTAGGGGATAGCGCTGGGATTAATAATGCATTCCCAGACGAACAAGTATTGGCTGCTTCTTGTGATCTTATCCATTGGTTCACATATTTTGCTAATTACTTGGCAAGTGATTTGGTTCGATAGGATTAATAATGCATtcccaaaagaaaaagtttatgcatgatgtgaaaaagttcttttgggatgagccttacttgttcCATATGTTgttgatgggattattcgtcgaagtgtgcccgaggttgagatgatgagtataaTAGAGGCAAGTCTTTCATCACCGGTTAGTGGgaatcatagtggtattcagactGCTCATAAAGTCTTGTAGTGTGGGTATTACTAGCcaaccatccaccaagatgttCATTATTTCGCCAAGTCTTATGACcattgccaaagagaaggaggaatttcaaagaggcaagagctacctatgaatatgatatttgtgattgagttgtttgatgtttgGGGCCTTGACTTCacgggtccatttgtgagttcacttGGGTTGAGGTATATTCTTGGTGCAGTTGACTGTGTATCGAAATGATTGGAAGCAATTGCACCTTCAAACAATGAGGGTAAGAGTGTCACCACATTCCTGAAAAAGAGTATCTTCTCTAAATTTGGTACACCTAGGACGATTATCAGCGATGgcggttcccacttttgtaataagttttTCAAGGCATtgctagagaaatatggagtccgtcacaatgtagccacccCTTACCATCCGTAGTCTaatgggcaagttgaagtgtcaaacAAAAAGAGAAAGCAATTCCTCGCAACGAATGTAAATGCTAATagaactgattggtcaaggagcttgatgatgctctatgggcctatatCATAACATTCAAGACTCCCATGggtatgtccccctaccaactGGTATATGGGAAGACATGCCATTTGCCGAAAGAGATAGAGCATAAGGCTAGGTGGGCGCTAGAGAAGTTGAGTTCGGATTGGGGCACCGCATCGAACCAAATAGTGAATGACGtgaatgagcttgatgagtttcgtctaaaagcatatgaaagttcagtcttgtacaaggaaaagatgaagaaatatCATGTTTAGAAGATTGAAAAGCATGAATTTGTCATGGGTGATCTAGTGCTTCTATTCAAGTCAAGTCTGCGATTATTTCCtggcaagctcaagtccaaatggaccgtTCCATTCCGAGTCACTCAAGTATTTCTAGATGGAGCGATCGAGATCGAGAACAaggaaggaacaaggttcaaagTGAACAGCCAAAGAATCAACGTCTACATGGGGAAATCAGAGTGTGCAAGAAGTTATTGAGGCCTACGATCTTGACGAAGTCAAAGTAATCAAGGTGTCTGCTTCGTACCACGActttaaatcaagcgctgcttgggaggtaACCCATGATGTAtcatctagccaactataggtttttcttttcgatttagaagttttcttcttttacttttatttttgtaacaaTTTAGATATgtgttttaattttgtattagTGTTGGCTTGATGTAGAATAGAGtctgtgtctaaaaagtgtccagaaaatgtaaaaagaaattcctaatggttgctacatgtgcaggatCGGAAGgcaaaatctgcagaaaaataGATGTgtagaggtctacggaccccatcgacggtccgtgtGTCCATACACGGACAGTGAATGGAGTCCGTAGACCCCAAGTaagttttctaaaatttctAAG
The DNA window shown above is from Solanum stenotomum isolate F172 chromosome 6, ASM1918654v1, whole genome shotgun sequence and carries:
- the LOC125868617 gene encoding uncharacterized protein LOC125868617; translation: MPRYAKLMNDLVTKQRAVSFENDERLQHCSATSTRSLVKKKKDLGAFTIPCTIGLLHFVKALCDLGSSINLMPLSIYKKLGLGDPKPTVRPLLMTDRTVNKPIGVLHDDLVKLETFIFLVSDLKSVLVVNHIMEQGSEVSIEERLGVDPLAAVMMNVDGDDI